The genomic DNA CGCGTTGCTGCTGATCATCACCTACCGCTCACCGGTGCTGTGGCTGGTGCCGCTGCTGGTGATCGCGTTCGCCGACCGGGTGGGTTCGGTGGTCGGCGCCGCCATCGCCACCGCCGTGGGCACCACGCCGGACGGTTCCACGTCGGGCATCACCAGCGTGCTGGTGTTCGGCGCGGGCACGAACTACGCACTGCTGCTGATCTCGCGCTATCGCGAGGAACTGGGCAGCGAGCAGAATGCCGGGTCGGCGCTGGGGACCGCGGTGCGGCGCGCCGGACCCGCCATCGTGGCGAGCAACGCGACCGTGGTGCTGGCACTGCTGACGCTGTGCTTCGCCTCGTCGCCCAGCACCAGAAGCCTGGGCGTGCAGGCCGCCGCAGGACTGGTGGTCGCAGCGGTGTTCGTGCTCGTGGTCTTGCCGCCCGCGCTGGGACTGTTCGGCAAGAAACTGTTCTGGCCGTTCGTTCCGACGGTCGGCGCCGAACCGCTTACCACGACGGGACTCTGGCACCGGATCGCCGCCGGCGTCGCGAGGCGCCCCGCGGTCGTCTCGGGTTCGGCGATCGCCGTGCTGGCGCTGCTGTGCACCGGACTGCTGGCCACGCCGATCGGCCTGTCGCAGACCGAGCAGTTCCGGGTGCAGGCGGAGTCGGTGACGGGTTACGAGACTCTCGCCCAACACTTTCCGAGCGGACTGACCGATCCCACCCGCATCGTCGTGTCGAGCGGTTCCGACGGCGCGGTCGAGCAGGCCATCACGTCGACTCCCGGCGTGGTGTCGGCCGCCGCGACGGGGCGCTCGCCGTCGGGTCTGACGCAGTGGTCGGTGGTGCTCGACGCGCCACCGGCCTCCGACGACGCGTTCGCCACCGTCGACGCGCTGCGCACGTCGGTGAAATCCGTGGACCCCGGCGGCCTGGTGGGCGGGTCCGACGCCACCGCACGCGACGCACGGTCCGCCGCCCAACGCGACCTTCGCGTCGTGGTGCCGGCGATCCTGGTCGTGGTGCTGGTGGTGCTCTACGTGCTGCTGCGCGCGGTACTGGCGCCGCTGGTCCTCGTGGCCGTCACCGTGCTCAGCGCGCTGGCCGCGCTGGGTCTCGGCGGCTGGGTC from Mycolicibacterium arabiense includes the following:
- a CDS encoding MMPL family transporter encodes the protein MSTRTSRLAALVVVAAAIAALVLIGSSSSAEQSPVAVPATAESARADATRADFPQGKAVPAILVITRADGAALNADDLTATDAARERVLAAADAQGAPPVAVSQDREAAVATIPLASDLSGFALDDAVTSVRTATGDGLPADLRAEVTGGPAFGADIANSFSGANVTLLAVTATVVALLLIITYRSPVLWLVPLLVIAFADRVGSVVGAAIATAVGTTPDGSTSGITSVLVFGAGTNYALLLISRYREELGSEQNAGSALGTAVRRAGPAIVASNATVVLALLTLCFASSPSTRSLGVQAAAGLVVAAVFVLVVLPPALGLFGKKLFWPFVPTVGAEPLTTTGLWHRIAAGVARRPAVVSGSAIAVLALLCTGLLATPIGLSQTEQFRVQAESVTGYETLAQHFPSGLTDPTRIVVSSGSDGAVEQAITSTPGVVSAAATGRSPSGLTQWSVVLDAPPASDDAFATVDALRTSVKSVDPGGLVGGSDATARDARSAAQRDLRVVVPAILVVVLVVLYVLLRAVLAPLVLVAVTVLSALAALGLGGWVSVHAFGFPALDNATPLFAFLFLVALGVDYTIFLVTRAREETPEHGTKEGIVRAVSATGAVITSAGIVLAAVFCVLGVLPLIVLTQIGIIVGLGILLDTFVVRTVIIPALFTLIGPRIWWPALRPGR